One Ricinus communis isolate WT05 ecotype wild-type chromosome 1, ASM1957865v1, whole genome shotgun sequence DNA window includes the following coding sequences:
- the LOC8286588 gene encoding probable serine/threonine-protein kinase PBL9 isoform X1 — MGVCFSTQIKAESPFNTGLSSKCISTDGNDLSTGSKVSSFSVPPTPRSEGEILQSSNLKNFNFSDLRMATRNFRPDSVLGEGGFGSVFKGWIDENSFAATKPGTGVVIAVKRLNQEGFQGHKEWLAEVNYLGQFSHPNLVKLIGYCLEDEHRLLVYEFMPRGSLENHLFRRGSYFQPLSWNLRLKVALGAAKGLAFLHSAENKVIYRDFKTSNILLDSNYNAKLSDFGLAKDGPTGDKSHVSTRVMGTYGYAAPEYLATGHLTARSDVYSFGVVLLEMLSGRRAIDKNRPSGEHNLVEWAKPYLANKRKIFRILDNRLEGQYPMEVAYKAATLTLRCISTEPKFRPNMDEIVTSLEQLQDSKGTESNNTNSNNVRRIRRRSADDACNGGRNVVTYPRPSPSPLYA, encoded by the exons atgGGGGTTTGCTTCAGCACTCAAATTAAAGCTGAGAGCCCCTTCAACACAG GGTTGAGTTCAAAGTGTATTAGCACAGATGGAAATGATCTTAGTACAGGCAGCAAGGTTTCATCATTTTCAGTGCCACCAACTCCTCGGAGTGAAGGCGAGATCTTGCAGTCTTCCAATCTGAAGAACTTCAATTTTTCTGATCTCAGGATGGCCACCAGAAATTTCCGTCCTGATAGTGTATTAGGAGAAGGTGGTTTTGGTTCAGTTTTTAAGGGATGGATTGATGAGAATTCATTTGCTGCTACCAAGCCTGGAACTGGAGTGGTAATTGCTGTGAAAAGGCTCAACCAAGAGGGTTTCCAAGGTCACAAGGAGTGGTTG GCTGAAGTAAATTATCTAGGGCAATTTTCTCATCCTAATCTTGTGAAGCTGATTGGTTATTGCTTAGAGGATGAACACCGGCTTTTGGTGTATGAGTTCATGCCTCGGGGCAGCTTggaaaatcatttatttagGA GAGGATCTTACTTCCAACCTCTTTCTTGGAATCTCCGCTTGAAAGTTGCTCTTGGTGCTGCAAAAGGGCTTGCATTTCTTCATAGTGCTgaaaataaagttatatatcGGGACTTCAAGACGTCCAATATTCTACTTGATTCT AACTACAATGCAAAGCTCTCTGATTTTGGGTTGGCCAAGGATGGCCCAACAGGTGATAAAAGTCATGTCTCTACTAGGGTTATGGGTACCTATGGATATGCAGCTCCGGAATATCTAGCCACAG GTCATTTAACTGCCAGGAGTGATGTCTATAGctttggagttgttttgttAGAAATGTTGTCTGGCAGGAGAGCAATTGATAAAAATCGGCCATCTGGAGAACACAATCTTGTGGAATGGGCTAAGCCCTACCTggcaaacaaaagaaagattttTCGCATACTAGACAATCGTCTTGAAGGCCAATATCCAATGGAAGTTGCCTACAAGGCAGCTACTCTTACATTACGTTGCATATCCACAGAACCCAAGTTCCGGCCAAACATGGACGAGATTGTGACATCGTTGGAGCAACTCCAGGATTCTAAGGGAACTGAAAGCAATAATACCAATTCGAATAATGTGCGCAGGATTCGTAGACGAAGTGCTGATGATGCTTGTAATGGTGGAAGGAATGTAGTTACTTATCCTCGACCCTCGCCTTCCCCGCTTTATGCTTGA
- the LOC8286588 gene encoding probable serine/threonine-protein kinase PBL9 isoform X2, producing the protein MATRNFRPDSVLGEGGFGSVFKGWIDENSFAATKPGTGVVIAVKRLNQEGFQGHKEWLAEVNYLGQFSHPNLVKLIGYCLEDEHRLLVYEFMPRGSLENHLFRRGSYFQPLSWNLRLKVALGAAKGLAFLHSAENKVIYRDFKTSNILLDSNYNAKLSDFGLAKDGPTGDKSHVSTRVMGTYGYAAPEYLATGHLTARSDVYSFGVVLLEMLSGRRAIDKNRPSGEHNLVEWAKPYLANKRKIFRILDNRLEGQYPMEVAYKAATLTLRCISTEPKFRPNMDEIVTSLEQLQDSKGTESNNTNSNNVRRIRRRSADDACNGGRNVVTYPRPSPSPLYA; encoded by the exons ATGGCCACCAGAAATTTCCGTCCTGATAGTGTATTAGGAGAAGGTGGTTTTGGTTCAGTTTTTAAGGGATGGATTGATGAGAATTCATTTGCTGCTACCAAGCCTGGAACTGGAGTGGTAATTGCTGTGAAAAGGCTCAACCAAGAGGGTTTCCAAGGTCACAAGGAGTGGTTG GCTGAAGTAAATTATCTAGGGCAATTTTCTCATCCTAATCTTGTGAAGCTGATTGGTTATTGCTTAGAGGATGAACACCGGCTTTTGGTGTATGAGTTCATGCCTCGGGGCAGCTTggaaaatcatttatttagGA GAGGATCTTACTTCCAACCTCTTTCTTGGAATCTCCGCTTGAAAGTTGCTCTTGGTGCTGCAAAAGGGCTTGCATTTCTTCATAGTGCTgaaaataaagttatatatcGGGACTTCAAGACGTCCAATATTCTACTTGATTCT AACTACAATGCAAAGCTCTCTGATTTTGGGTTGGCCAAGGATGGCCCAACAGGTGATAAAAGTCATGTCTCTACTAGGGTTATGGGTACCTATGGATATGCAGCTCCGGAATATCTAGCCACAG GTCATTTAACTGCCAGGAGTGATGTCTATAGctttggagttgttttgttAGAAATGTTGTCTGGCAGGAGAGCAATTGATAAAAATCGGCCATCTGGAGAACACAATCTTGTGGAATGGGCTAAGCCCTACCTggcaaacaaaagaaagattttTCGCATACTAGACAATCGTCTTGAAGGCCAATATCCAATGGAAGTTGCCTACAAGGCAGCTACTCTTACATTACGTTGCATATCCACAGAACCCAAGTTCCGGCCAAACATGGACGAGATTGTGACATCGTTGGAGCAACTCCAGGATTCTAAGGGAACTGAAAGCAATAATACCAATTCGAATAATGTGCGCAGGATTCGTAGACGAAGTGCTGATGATGCTTGTAATGGTGGAAGGAATGTAGTTACTTATCCTCGACCCTCGCCTTCCCCGCTTTATGCTTGA